From one Gemella morbillorum genomic stretch:
- a CDS encoding GrpB family protein produces the protein MNKRTVSIEEIIENKKYIKIFDDEIKKIREIPKMPKCEFIHIGATSTTDVIGEKIVDILVVVENLHEITTFDEKRLNNISYHRIAHNGTKGVIKYARLTDYFSMSYDVILYVVQRGTEIHNDFLKLKKVFEKEELKAEYNEFKLINKEYTFKDYSNKKLEFINKMLKKVEIDD, from the coding sequence ATGAATAAGAGAACTGTTAGTATTGAAGAAATTATAGAAAACAAAAAATACATTAAAATATTCGATGATGAGATAAAAAAAATAAGAGAAATTCCTAAAATGCCTAAATGTGAATTTATCCATATCGGAGCAACAAGTACAACAGATGTTATTGGGGAAAAAATAGTTGATATACTTGTTGTTGTAGAAAATTTACATGAGATAACAACATTTGACGAAAAAAGATTAAATAATATAAGTTATCATAGAATAGCTCATAATGGTACTAAGGGTGTAATTAAGTATGCGAGACTTACAGACTATTTTTCTATGAGCTATGATGTAATATTATATGTAGTTCAACGCGGGACAGAAATACATAACGATTTTTTAAAATTAAAAAAGGTTTTTGAAAAAGAGGAATTAAAGGCTGAGTATAATGAATTTAAACTTATTAATAAAGAATATACGTTTAAAGATTACTCAAATAAAAAATTAGAGTTTATAAATAAAATGTTAAAGAAGGTAGAAATAGATGATTAA
- the murB gene encoding UDP-N-acetylmuramate dehydrogenase, with protein sequence MIKAQGIESVVRNSEVLFNEPLKKYSFTKTGGNAEVLVRVKTEEDFQNIIKYSYDHKIELTILGNGSNVLISDTGISGIVVITSDMNNIELSEENILSCYAGTTLKELTDFCIENSLTNLEFSCGIPGSVGGAIFMNAGAYGGEMKEVVEKVEVFDRKGNKKVYSNEDMNFSYRHSVIQETGEIISKVYFKMIDGNKEEIIARVNELNKMREEKQPLEYPSCGSVFKRPVGYFAGKLIQDAGLQGLTVGGAQVSTKHAGFMVNINNATCEDYKNLIKKVQEEVFKHSGVKLECEVKVLGE encoded by the coding sequence ATGATTAAAGCACAAGGTATAGAAAGTGTTGTTCGTAATAGTGAAGTATTATTTAATGAACCGCTAAAAAAATACAGTTTTACTAAAACGGGAGGCAATGCTGAGGTTTTAGTACGTGTAAAAACAGAAGAAGATTTTCAGAATATAATCAAATATAGTTATGACCACAAAATAGAATTGACTATTTTAGGAAATGGATCTAATGTTTTAATTTCTGATACTGGAATAAGTGGAATTGTTGTTATAACTAGTGATATGAATAATATAGAATTATCGGAGGAAAATATATTATCGTGCTATGCAGGAACAACATTGAAAGAACTTACTGATTTTTGTATAGAAAATAGTTTGACTAATCTTGAATTTTCATGCGGTATACCAGGAAGTGTAGGCGGTGCAATTTTTATGAATGCTGGAGCTTATGGTGGTGAAATGAAAGAAGTAGTAGAAAAAGTAGAAGTTTTTGATAGAAAAGGTAATAAGAAAGTGTATTCTAATGAGGACATGAATTTTTCTTATAGACATTCTGTAATTCAAGAAACAGGAGAGATTATTTCTAAAGTTTACTTTAAAATGATAGATGGAAACAAAGAAGAAATAATAGCTAGAGTTAATGAACTAAATAAAATGCGTGAAGAAAAGCAACCATTAGAGTATCCTTCATGTGGTTCTGTTTTCAAAAGACCGGTTGGTTATTTTGCAGGGAAATTAATTCAAGATGCTGGTCTTCAAGGATTGACTGTGGGAGGAGCTCAGGTTTCAACAAAACATGCTGGATTTATGGTGAATATAAATAATGCTACTTGTGAAGATTATAAAAACTTAATAAAAAAAGTTCAAGAAGAAGTATTTAAACATTCTGGCGTTAAACTAGAATGTGAAGTTAAAGTTCTAGGAGAATAG
- a CDS encoding replication-associated recombination protein A has product MQTLINELRPKKITDIIGQQHLIGKNKVLTKIVESEKMFSFILYGPPGTGKTSIANALANELDYKFKILNAVNCSKKDLTTVIEESKRFKKVLLLLDEFHRLTKPMQDILLPEIEYDNIYVIGCTTNNPYHTVNPAIRSRLMIFELKQINEDDIYNYLKKIAKNNDIFSKNLSIDDDVFKAIALNSSGDLRFSLNTFEILYNLSNEDEHITKEKLLSLSLGKFKNYDKDGDAFYDIISAFQKSIRGSDVDASLYYLALLIDSGDLDTIYRRMTVIAYEDIGLANPNIGPFVHAAVESARMLGLPEARIPLANAVIQLALSIKSNSAIMAIDNALAETNRNPKFIIPDHLRDSHYSGAEKLNRGVGYKYPHSYPSGYVKQQYLPDNLVGSLFYTPKTNNKNEQNLNAYKNFIDSQK; this is encoded by the coding sequence ATGCAAACACTTATTAATGAACTTCGTCCCAAAAAAATTACTGATATAATTGGACAACAACATCTTATTGGAAAAAATAAAGTTCTAACAAAAATAGTAGAAAGCGAAAAAATGTTTTCATTTATTTTATATGGACCTCCTGGTACGGGTAAAACTTCAATAGCAAATGCATTAGCTAACGAATTAGATTATAAATTCAAAATATTGAATGCTGTAAACTGTTCTAAAAAGGATTTAACTACGGTCATTGAAGAATCTAAACGATTTAAAAAAGTTCTTTTACTTTTAGATGAATTCCATAGATTGACAAAACCTATGCAGGATATTCTTCTCCCTGAAATTGAATATGATAATATTTATGTTATCGGTTGTACTACCAACAACCCTTATCATACTGTTAATCCTGCTATAAGATCTCGCCTTATGATTTTTGAACTAAAACAAATTAATGAAGATGATATTTACAATTATCTAAAAAAAATAGCAAAAAACAATGACATATTTTCTAAAAATCTTTCTATTGATGACGATGTCTTTAAAGCTATCGCACTTAATTCATCAGGTGATTTAAGATTTTCACTTAATACATTTGAAATTTTATATAACTTATCCAACGAGGATGAACATATAACAAAGGAAAAACTTCTGAGTTTATCACTAGGAAAATTCAAAAACTATGATAAAGATGGCGACGCTTTTTATGATATTATTAGCGCCTTTCAAAAGTCTATTCGAGGAAGTGATGTTGATGCATCGTTATATTACCTCGCACTACTAATTGACAGTGGGGATTTAGATACTATTTATCGTAGAATGACAGTTATAGCCTATGAAGATATCGGGCTTGCAAATCCGAATATTGGTCCATTCGTTCATGCCGCGGTAGAAAGTGCAAGAATGCTGGGTCTTCCTGAAGCTCGTATTCCTTTAGCAAATGCTGTTATTCAATTGGCACTTTCGATAAAATCAAACAGTGCAATTATGGCAATCGATAATGCCTTAGCTGAAACAAATCGCAATCCTAAGTTTATTATTCCAGACCACTTACGTGATAGCCATTACTCTGGAGCAGAAAAACTTAATCGTGGAGTCGGCTATAAATATCCCCACTCTTATCCAAGTGGCTATGTAAAACAACAATATTTACCTGATAACTTGGTAGGTTCTTTATTCTATACACCTAAAACAAATAATAAAAACGAACAAAATCTTAATGCATATAAGAATTTTATTGATAGTCAAAAATAA